Proteins from one Peromyscus eremicus unplaced genomic scaffold, PerEre_H2_v1 PerEre#2#chr22_unloc_1, whole genome shotgun sequence genomic window:
- the Ptbp1 gene encoding polypyrimidine tract-binding protein 1 isoform X1 yields the protein MCPVPFSANGNDSKKFKGDNRSTGVPSRVIHVRKLPSDVTEGEVISLGLPFGKVTNLLMLKGKNQAFIEMNTEEAANTMVNYYTSVAPVLRGQPIYIQFSNHKELKTDSSPNQARAQAALQAVNSVQSGNLALAASAAAVDAGMAMAGQSPVLRIIVENLFYPVTLDVLHQIFSKFGTVLKIITFTKNNQFQALLQYADPVSAQHAKLSLDGQNIYNACCTLRIDFSKLTSLNVKYNNDKSRDYTRPDLPSGDSQPSLDQTMAAAFGAPGIMSASPYAGAGFPPTFAIPQAAGLSVPNVHGALAPLAIPSAAAAAAAGRIAIPGLAGTGNSVLLVSNLNPERVTPQSLFILFGVYGDVQRVKILFNKKENALVQMADGSQAQLAMSHLNGHKLHGKSVRITLSKHQSVQLPREGQEDQGLTKDYGSSPLHRFKKPGSKNFQNIFPPSATLHLSNIPPSVSEDDLKSLFSSNGGVVKGFKFFQKDRKMALIQMGSVEEAVQALIELHNHDLGENHHLRVSFSKSTI from the exons ATGTGCCCTGTCCCTTTTTCAGCTAATGGAAATGACAGCAAGAAGTTCAAAGGGGACAACAGGAGCACAGGCGTCCCCTCCAGAGTCATCCACGTGCGCAAGCTGCCCAGTGACGTCACTGAGGGCGAGGTCATCTCCCTGGGGCTGCCCTTTGGGAAGGTCACCAACCTCCTTATGCTGAAGGGGAAGAACCAGGCCTTCATTGAAATGAACACAGAGGAGGCTGCTAACACCATGGTCAACTACTACACGTCGGTGGCCCCCGTGCTCCGTGGACAGCCCATCTACATCCAGTTCTCCAACCACAAGGAGCTCAAAACTGACAGCTCACCCAACCAGGCA CGCGCCCAGGCAGCCCTGCAGGCCGTAAACTCTGTGCAGTCTGGAAACCTGGCCTTGGcggcctctgctgctgctgtggatgCGGGAATGGCAATGGCGGGCCAGAGCCCAGTGCTCAGGATCATCGTGGAGAACCTCTTCTACCCAGTGACCCTGGATGTGCTGCACCAG ATCTTCTCTAAGTTCGGTACAGTCCTGAAGATCATCACATTCACCAAGAATAACCAGTTCCAGGCGCTGCTGCAGTATGCTGACCCTGTGAGCGCCCAGCATGCCAAGCTG TCGCTGGACGGCCAGAACATCTACAACGCCTGCTGCACGCTGCGCATCGACTTCTCGAAGCTCACCAGTCTCAACGTCAAGTACAACAACGACAAGAGCCGAGACTACACGCGCCCCGACCTGCCCTCTGGGGACAGCCAGCCCTCGCTGGACCAGACCATGGCCGCAGCCTTCG GTGCGCCCGGCATTATGTCAGCCTCTCCGTATGCAGGAGCCGGGTTCCCTCCCACCTTTGCCATCCCGCAGGCCGCAG GCCTCTCTGTTCCTAACGTCCACGGAGCGCTGGCCCCCCTGGCCATACCTTCTGCGGCTGCGGCTGCTGCAGCTGGCCGCATTGCCATCCCAGGCCTGGCAGGTACCGGGAATTCCGTCCTTCTGGTCAGCAACCTGAACCCTGAG AGAGTCACACCCCAAAGCCTCTTTATTCTCTTCG GCGTCTACGGTGATGTGCAGCGGGTGAAGATTCTCTTCAACAAGAAGGAGAACGCTCTTGTACAGATGGCGGATGGCAGCCAGGCCCAGCTGG CCATGAGCCACCTGAATGGGCACAAGCTGCACGGGAAGTCAGTGCGCATCACACTGTCAAAGCATCAGAGTGTGCAGCTGCCTCGCGAGGGACAGGAAGACCAGGGCCTGACCAAGGACTACGGGAGCTCACCGCTGCATCGCTTCAAGAAGCCGGGCTCCAAGAACTTCCAGAACATCTTCCCGCCCTCAGCCACTCTCCACCTTTCTAATATCCC GCCCTCCGTGTCAGAGGACGACCTCAAGAGCCTCTTCTCCAGCAATGGTGGTGTGGTCAAAGGCTTCAAGTTCTTCCA GAAGGACCGCAAGATGGCACTGATCCAGATGGGCTCTGTGGAGGAGGCGGTGCAGGCGCTGATTGAGCTGCACAACCATGACCTGGGCGAGAACCACCACCTGCGTGTGTCCTTCTCAAAGTCCACCATCTAG
- the Ptbp1 gene encoding polypyrimidine tract-binding protein 1 isoform X2: MDGIVPDIAVGTKRGSDELFSTCVSNGPFIMSSSASAGVSANGNDSKKFKGDNRSTGVPSRVIHVRKLPSDVTEGEVISLGLPFGKVTNLLMLKGKNQAFIEMNTEEAANTMVNYYTSVAPVLRGQPIYIQFSNHKELKTDSSPNQARAQAALQAVNSVQSGNLALAASAAAVDAGMAMAGQSPVLRIIVENLFYPVTLDVLHQIFSKFGTVLKIITFTKNNQFQALLQYADPVSAQHAKLSLDGQNIYNACCTLRIDFSKLTSLNVKYNNDKSRDYTRPDLPSGDSQPSLDQTMAAAFGAPGIMSASPYAGAGFPPTFAIPQAAGLSVPNVHGALAPLAIPSAAAAAAAGRIAIPGLAGTGNSVLLVSNLNPERVTPQSLFILFGVYGDVQRVKILFNKKENALVQMADGSQAQLAMSHLNGHKLHGKSVRITLSKHQSVQLPREGQEDQGLTKDYGSSPLHRFKKPGSKNFQNIFPPSATLHLSNIPPSVSEDDLKSLFSSNGGVVKGFKFFQKDRKMALIQMGSVEEAVQALIELHNHDLGENHHLRVSFSKSTI, encoded by the exons ATGGACGG CATCGTCCCAGACATAGCAGTCGGTACAAAG CGGGGATCCGACGAGCTCTTCTCCACCTGTGTCAGCAACGGCCCCTTCATCATGAGCAGCTCGGCCTCAGCAGgtg TTTCAGCTAATGGAAATGACAGCAAGAAGTTCAAAGGGGACAACAGGAGCACAGGCGTCCCCTCCAGAGTCATCCACGTGCGCAAGCTGCCCAGTGACGTCACTGAGGGCGAGGTCATCTCCCTGGGGCTGCCCTTTGGGAAGGTCACCAACCTCCTTATGCTGAAGGGGAAGAACCAGGCCTTCATTGAAATGAACACAGAGGAGGCTGCTAACACCATGGTCAACTACTACACGTCGGTGGCCCCCGTGCTCCGTGGACAGCCCATCTACATCCAGTTCTCCAACCACAAGGAGCTCAAAACTGACAGCTCACCCAACCAGGCA CGCGCCCAGGCAGCCCTGCAGGCCGTAAACTCTGTGCAGTCTGGAAACCTGGCCTTGGcggcctctgctgctgctgtggatgCGGGAATGGCAATGGCGGGCCAGAGCCCAGTGCTCAGGATCATCGTGGAGAACCTCTTCTACCCAGTGACCCTGGATGTGCTGCACCAG ATCTTCTCTAAGTTCGGTACAGTCCTGAAGATCATCACATTCACCAAGAATAACCAGTTCCAGGCGCTGCTGCAGTATGCTGACCCTGTGAGCGCCCAGCATGCCAAGCTG TCGCTGGACGGCCAGAACATCTACAACGCCTGCTGCACGCTGCGCATCGACTTCTCGAAGCTCACCAGTCTCAACGTCAAGTACAACAACGACAAGAGCCGAGACTACACGCGCCCCGACCTGCCCTCTGGGGACAGCCAGCCCTCGCTGGACCAGACCATGGCCGCAGCCTTCG GTGCGCCCGGCATTATGTCAGCCTCTCCGTATGCAGGAGCCGGGTTCCCTCCCACCTTTGCCATCCCGCAGGCCGCAG GCCTCTCTGTTCCTAACGTCCACGGAGCGCTGGCCCCCCTGGCCATACCTTCTGCGGCTGCGGCTGCTGCAGCTGGCCGCATTGCCATCCCAGGCCTGGCAGGTACCGGGAATTCCGTCCTTCTGGTCAGCAACCTGAACCCTGAG AGAGTCACACCCCAAAGCCTCTTTATTCTCTTCG GCGTCTACGGTGATGTGCAGCGGGTGAAGATTCTCTTCAACAAGAAGGAGAACGCTCTTGTACAGATGGCGGATGGCAGCCAGGCCCAGCTGG CCATGAGCCACCTGAATGGGCACAAGCTGCACGGGAAGTCAGTGCGCATCACACTGTCAAAGCATCAGAGTGTGCAGCTGCCTCGCGAGGGACAGGAAGACCAGGGCCTGACCAAGGACTACGGGAGCTCACCGCTGCATCGCTTCAAGAAGCCGGGCTCCAAGAACTTCCAGAACATCTTCCCGCCCTCAGCCACTCTCCACCTTTCTAATATCCC GCCCTCCGTGTCAGAGGACGACCTCAAGAGCCTCTTCTCCAGCAATGGTGGTGTGGTCAAAGGCTTCAAGTTCTTCCA GAAGGACCGCAAGATGGCACTGATCCAGATGGGCTCTGTGGAGGAGGCGGTGCAGGCGCTGATTGAGCTGCACAACCATGACCTGGGCGAGAACCACCACCTGCGTGTGTCCTTCTCAAAGTCCACCATCTAG
- the Ptbp1 gene encoding polypyrimidine tract-binding protein 1 isoform X3, producing the protein MDGIVPDIAVGTKRGSDELFSTCVSNGPFIMSSSASAANGNDSKKFKGDNRSTGVPSRVIHVRKLPSDVTEGEVISLGLPFGKVTNLLMLKGKNQAFIEMNTEEAANTMVNYYTSVAPVLRGQPIYIQFSNHKELKTDSSPNQARAQAALQAVNSVQSGNLALAASAAAVDAGMAMAGQSPVLRIIVENLFYPVTLDVLHQIFSKFGTVLKIITFTKNNQFQALLQYADPVSAQHAKLSLDGQNIYNACCTLRIDFSKLTSLNVKYNNDKSRDYTRPDLPSGDSQPSLDQTMAAAFGLSVPNVHGALAPLAIPSAAAAAAAGRIAIPGLAGTGNSVLLVSNLNPERVTPQSLFILFGVYGDVQRVKILFNKKENALVQMADGSQAQLAMSHLNGHKLHGKSVRITLSKHQSVQLPREGQEDQGLTKDYGSSPLHRFKKPGSKNFQNIFPPSATLHLSNIPPSVSEDDLKSLFSSNGGVVKGFKFFQKDRKMALIQMGSVEEAVQALIELHNHDLGENHHLRVSFSKSTI; encoded by the exons ATGGACGG CATCGTCCCAGACATAGCAGTCGGTACAAAG CGGGGATCCGACGAGCTCTTCTCCACCTGTGTCAGCAACGGCCCCTTCATCATGAGCAGCTCGGCCTCAGCAG CTAATGGAAATGACAGCAAGAAGTTCAAAGGGGACAACAGGAGCACAGGCGTCCCCTCCAGAGTCATCCACGTGCGCAAGCTGCCCAGTGACGTCACTGAGGGCGAGGTCATCTCCCTGGGGCTGCCCTTTGGGAAGGTCACCAACCTCCTTATGCTGAAGGGGAAGAACCAGGCCTTCATTGAAATGAACACAGAGGAGGCTGCTAACACCATGGTCAACTACTACACGTCGGTGGCCCCCGTGCTCCGTGGACAGCCCATCTACATCCAGTTCTCCAACCACAAGGAGCTCAAAACTGACAGCTCACCCAACCAGGCA CGCGCCCAGGCAGCCCTGCAGGCCGTAAACTCTGTGCAGTCTGGAAACCTGGCCTTGGcggcctctgctgctgctgtggatgCGGGAATGGCAATGGCGGGCCAGAGCCCAGTGCTCAGGATCATCGTGGAGAACCTCTTCTACCCAGTGACCCTGGATGTGCTGCACCAG ATCTTCTCTAAGTTCGGTACAGTCCTGAAGATCATCACATTCACCAAGAATAACCAGTTCCAGGCGCTGCTGCAGTATGCTGACCCTGTGAGCGCCCAGCATGCCAAGCTG TCGCTGGACGGCCAGAACATCTACAACGCCTGCTGCACGCTGCGCATCGACTTCTCGAAGCTCACCAGTCTCAACGTCAAGTACAACAACGACAAGAGCCGAGACTACACGCGCCCCGACCTGCCCTCTGGGGACAGCCAGCCCTCGCTGGACCAGACCATGGCCGCAGCCTTCG GCCTCTCTGTTCCTAACGTCCACGGAGCGCTGGCCCCCCTGGCCATACCTTCTGCGGCTGCGGCTGCTGCAGCTGGCCGCATTGCCATCCCAGGCCTGGCAGGTACCGGGAATTCCGTCCTTCTGGTCAGCAACCTGAACCCTGAG AGAGTCACACCCCAAAGCCTCTTTATTCTCTTCG GCGTCTACGGTGATGTGCAGCGGGTGAAGATTCTCTTCAACAAGAAGGAGAACGCTCTTGTACAGATGGCGGATGGCAGCCAGGCCCAGCTGG CCATGAGCCACCTGAATGGGCACAAGCTGCACGGGAAGTCAGTGCGCATCACACTGTCAAAGCATCAGAGTGTGCAGCTGCCTCGCGAGGGACAGGAAGACCAGGGCCTGACCAAGGACTACGGGAGCTCACCGCTGCATCGCTTCAAGAAGCCGGGCTCCAAGAACTTCCAGAACATCTTCCCGCCCTCAGCCACTCTCCACCTTTCTAATATCCC GCCCTCCGTGTCAGAGGACGACCTCAAGAGCCTCTTCTCCAGCAATGGTGGTGTGGTCAAAGGCTTCAAGTTCTTCCA GAAGGACCGCAAGATGGCACTGATCCAGATGGGCTCTGTGGAGGAGGCGGTGCAGGCGCTGATTGAGCTGCACAACCATGACCTGGGCGAGAACCACCACCTGCGTGTGTCCTTCTCAAAGTCCACCATCTAG